Proteins from one Embleya scabrispora genomic window:
- a CDS encoding non-ribosomal peptide synthetase produces MIPLSFAQRRYWFLHQLEGGETWNMAAAFRLTGTLDQDALAAAVRDVVERHEVLRTTYVTDEDGEPHQRILPLAEALPQARMPVVEVAAEDVSGAVDEAVAHGFDLATEIPFRASLFRCSPEDHVLAVVIHHISTDGSSGAPLARDLGVAYTARRDGRAPEWEPLPVQYKDYTLWQREVLGDVDDPDSLVATQIEYWRDELEGVPEPLNLPLDRPRSVETDTAGDAVALVATREVSAALEKLAAERGTTMAMVVQSAVAVLLSRLGAGEDVPVATPIAGRTDDALADLIGCFVNNLVLRVDLSGDPSFVDLLTRTRNKALSAYEQQDVPFDVLVETLNPDRSAEYRPLFQVMCGWQNYARPSFELPGLRVEFQQALTQKTMVDLFFSMGMDEAGRLHGDIQYSGRLFDRGTVEDMAARFVRVLEQVVADPSVRVGDIDVLVAGERERLLVEINDTAEPTLDQDLLAAIQRQVEATPQALAVIGEEATLTYRELDVRSNRLAHWLVERGVRAESLVAVCLPRTVNLMVAILAVLKAGGAYVPVDPDHPRSRIDHVLGQADPLLVLDADTLAGADCSGYPDSAPEVVVRPDNTQYVIYTSGSTGTPKGVAIPRGALANFVAATRRRFPLSPDDRMLFSTTVSFDMANTELYLPFVCGATMVMATRDTVTEPSRMVAFLRRHGVTVVQATPAFWQMVLTHEPTAARGLRIITGAEAVPVRLAETLADQAVEVGNWYGPTETTTWSTMAPVKAGAGVAIGTPVGNTQVYLLDARLRPVPLGVQGELYIAGTGMARGYQGRPDLTAERFVPCPFGPAGARMYRTGDLARWNRDGLLEYIARTDHQVKIRGYRIELGEIEHALAGHPAVAQAAVVVREDREDDRQIVGYVVPASTVGASAESGAATSEGPRVYDDEATVALLAELTEHLRGSLPEYMVPASVIALSRIPLTPNGKLDRRALPAEQTGAAVGEGPRDVTEEKLCALFGELLGRESVGIHEDFFALGGHSLMATRLSVRIRAMFQVDVPLRTIIKFPTVAELASLVLIGGIPVGDNVDPFGVVLPLNNDPGTGKEPLWFFHGGGGLGWAYFSFVMHVPDRPAYALQSRGSNGVDALAGSVEEMVDDYIAEMLKIQPEGPFFLIGWSYGGTVVQAVAEGLDRRGHEVALVAILDSQPGGEGFSEIHAGKTLEDYRDELEEFFGQYIGTDNQQDFLDTMSKVLANNTRHIMSFQSPVYRGDVVFFSATLKDDLYAHMWRPLVLGDIEVHDVRATHHEMNMPAPVAEVMEVVVRKLADAERAAADRA; encoded by the coding sequence ATGATTCCGCTGTCATTCGCACAGCGTCGCTACTGGTTCCTGCACCAGCTGGAGGGTGGGGAGACCTGGAACATGGCGGCGGCGTTCCGGTTGACCGGGACGCTGGACCAAGACGCCCTCGCCGCGGCGGTCCGGGACGTGGTCGAGCGGCACGAGGTCCTGCGCACCACGTACGTGACCGACGAGGACGGCGAGCCGCACCAGCGGATCCTGCCCCTGGCGGAGGCCCTGCCGCAGGCGCGGATGCCGGTGGTCGAGGTGGCCGCCGAGGACGTGTCCGGCGCGGTCGACGAGGCCGTCGCACACGGATTCGACCTCGCGACCGAGATCCCGTTTCGGGCGAGCCTGTTCCGCTGCTCACCCGAGGACCACGTACTGGCCGTGGTGATCCACCACATCTCCACCGACGGCAGCTCGGGCGCGCCGCTGGCCCGGGACCTGGGCGTGGCCTACACCGCGCGCCGCGACGGTCGGGCACCGGAGTGGGAGCCGCTGCCCGTGCAGTACAAGGACTACACGCTGTGGCAGCGCGAGGTCCTCGGCGACGTGGACGACCCGGACAGCCTGGTCGCGACGCAGATCGAGTACTGGCGCGACGAACTCGAGGGCGTACCGGAGCCGTTGAACCTGCCGCTGGATCGCCCGCGGTCGGTGGAGACGGACACCGCCGGGGACGCGGTCGCCCTCGTGGCGACCCGGGAGGTGTCGGCCGCGCTGGAGAAGCTGGCCGCCGAACGCGGTACGACCATGGCGATGGTCGTGCAGTCCGCGGTGGCGGTGCTGCTGAGCAGGCTCGGCGCCGGGGAGGACGTGCCGGTCGCCACCCCGATCGCCGGCCGCACCGACGACGCGCTCGCGGACCTGATCGGCTGCTTCGTCAACAACCTGGTGCTGCGCGTGGACCTGTCGGGCGACCCGTCCTTCGTCGATCTGCTCACCCGGACGCGGAACAAGGCGCTGTCGGCCTACGAGCAGCAGGACGTGCCGTTCGACGTGTTGGTGGAGACGCTCAACCCCGACCGCTCGGCCGAGTACCGCCCGCTGTTCCAGGTGATGTGCGGCTGGCAGAACTACGCCCGCCCCAGCTTCGAACTGCCCGGACTCCGGGTGGAGTTCCAGCAGGCGCTCACCCAGAAGACGATGGTCGACCTGTTCTTCAGCATGGGCATGGACGAGGCGGGCCGGCTGCACGGCGACATCCAGTACTCGGGCCGGCTGTTCGACCGGGGCACGGTCGAGGACATGGCCGCCCGGTTCGTCCGGGTCCTGGAGCAGGTGGTGGCCGATCCGAGCGTGCGCGTCGGGGACATCGACGTGCTGGTCGCGGGGGAGCGGGAACGACTGCTCGTCGAGATCAACGACACCGCCGAACCGACCCTGGACCAGGACCTGTTGGCGGCGATCCAGCGGCAGGTGGAGGCAACTCCGCAGGCCCTCGCCGTGATCGGCGAGGAGGCGACGCTCACCTACCGGGAACTGGACGTCCGGTCGAACCGGCTGGCGCACTGGCTGGTCGAGCGCGGCGTACGGGCCGAGTCGCTGGTCGCGGTGTGCCTGCCGCGCACGGTGAACCTGATGGTGGCGATCCTCGCGGTGCTCAAGGCCGGCGGAGCCTACGTCCCGGTCGATCCGGACCACCCGCGCTCGCGGATCGACCACGTCCTCGGGCAGGCGGATCCGCTCCTGGTACTGGACGCGGACACGTTGGCCGGCGCGGATTGTTCGGGATACCCGGACTCGGCGCCGGAGGTGGTCGTACGGCCGGACAACACCCAGTACGTGATCTACACGTCGGGCTCGACCGGAACCCCGAAGGGGGTGGCGATCCCGCGCGGCGCGCTGGCCAACTTCGTGGCCGCGACGCGACGGCGGTTCCCGCTGTCGCCCGACGACCGCATGTTGTTCAGCACGACGGTGTCGTTCGACATGGCCAACACCGAGCTGTACCTGCCGTTCGTCTGCGGCGCGACCATGGTCATGGCGACCAGGGACACGGTCACCGAACCGTCGAGGATGGTGGCGTTCCTGCGTCGGCACGGGGTCACCGTGGTGCAGGCCACGCCCGCGTTCTGGCAGATGGTGCTGACCCACGAGCCGACCGCCGCGCGGGGCCTGCGGATCATCACCGGCGCCGAGGCGGTGCCGGTACGGCTGGCCGAGACGCTGGCGGACCAGGCCGTCGAGGTGGGCAACTGGTACGGCCCCACCGAGACCACGACGTGGTCGACCATGGCGCCGGTCAAGGCCGGGGCGGGGGTCGCCATCGGCACTCCGGTCGGGAACACGCAGGTGTACCTGCTGGACGCGCGGCTGCGCCCGGTCCCGCTCGGGGTACAGGGCGAGCTGTACATCGCCGGTACCGGTATGGCGCGCGGCTATCAGGGTCGGCCGGACCTGACCGCGGAGCGGTTCGTGCCCTGCCCGTTCGGCCCGGCCGGGGCGCGGATGTACCGCACCGGAGACCTGGCCCGGTGGAACCGCGACGGCCTGCTCGAATACATCGCGCGTACCGACCACCAGGTGAAGATCCGGGGCTACCGGATCGAGTTGGGGGAGATCGAGCACGCGCTCGCCGGGCATCCCGCGGTCGCGCAGGCGGCGGTGGTGGTCCGCGAGGATCGCGAGGACGACCGGCAGATCGTGGGTTACGTGGTGCCCGCGTCCACCGTCGGCGCTTCGGCCGAATCCGGTGCCGCGACGAGCGAGGGGCCGCGGGTGTACGACGACGAGGCGACCGTCGCGCTGCTCGCCGAACTGACCGAGCACCTGCGCGGCAGCCTGCCCGAGTACATGGTGCCCGCCTCGGTGATCGCGCTCTCGCGCATCCCGCTGACACCCAACGGCAAGCTCGACCGGCGGGCACTGCCGGCCGAGCAGACGGGCGCCGCCGTCGGCGAAGGGCCCCGCGACGTCACCGAAGAGAAGTTGTGCGCGCTCTTCGGCGAGTTGCTCGGCCGGGAGAGCGTCGGCATCCACGAGGACTTCTTCGCCCTCGGCGGACACTCGCTGATGGCCACCCGGCTCAGCGTGCGCATCCGCGCCATGTTCCAGGTCGACGTGCCCCTCAGAACGATCATCAAGTTCCCGACGGTGGCCGAGTTGGCCTCGCTCGTGCTCATCGGCGGCATCCCCGTGGGCGACAACGTCGACCCGTTCGGGGTCGTGCTGCCGCTGAACAACGACCCCGGGACGGGCAAGGAGCCGCTGTGGTTCTTCCACGGGGGAGGCGGCCTGGGTTGGGCCTACTTCAGCTTCGTGATGCACGTGCCGGACCGCCCGGCCTACGCCCTGCAATCACGCGGCTCCAACGGGGTGGACGCGTTGGCGGGCTCCGTCGAGGAGATGGTCGACGACTACATCGCCGAGATGTTGAAGATCCAGCCGGAGGGCCCCTTCTTCCTGATCGGCTGGTCCTACGGCGGCACCGTCGTGCAGGCCGTCGCGGAAGGGCTCGACCGGCGCGGGCACGAGGTCGCCCTGGTGGCCATCCTCGACTCCCAGCCGGGCGGCGAGGGGTTCTCGGAGATCCACGCCGGCAAGACGCTGGAGGACTACCGGGACGAACTCGAGGAGTTCTTCGGCCAATACATCGGCACCGACAACCAACAGGACTTCCTGGACACCATGTCGAAGGTGTTGGCCAACAACACCCGGCACATCATGTCCTTCCAGTCGCCGGTCTACCGCGGCGACGTGGTGTTCTTCAGCGCGACGCTCAAGGACGACCTGTACGCGCACATGTGGCGACCACTGGTCCTGGGCGACATCGAGGTGCACGACGTGCGCGCCACGCACCACGAGATGAACATGCCCGCGCCCGTGGCCGAGGTCATGGAGGTCGTCGTCCGCAAACTCGCGGACGCGGAGCGAGCGGCCGCCGACCGGGCGTAG